The Lycium ferocissimum isolate CSIRO_LF1 chromosome 10, AGI_CSIRO_Lferr_CH_V1, whole genome shotgun sequence genome window below encodes:
- the LOC132032495 gene encoding probable E3 ubiquitin-protein ligase RHC1A, with amino-acid sequence MSSGSYTHWCHRCRQPIRPRGSNCLCPNCGGGFVEELDDVVGARSNNIEDDPHFGLMDPFPDPRFGIMDALAAFMRQRMAGRNPNFDIRTRSGIVPGNGRGFGSGPWLIFHGQTPVSMTENDAFEYFFNGTPGGMGQHRRPNFDDLMGPGLQQLIEQLSMNDRQGPAPAPRSAIDALPTVKITQRHLNTDSQCPVCQDNFELGSDVKQMPCKHIYHSDCIIPWLVRHNSCPVCRLELPSRASGSARTGNVSSGSNSSSRENSGQNQGRRNPFSFLWPFRSSNQNTGNYAERGGGSSSTAPYEENNETNYPAWRF; translated from the coding sequence ATGTCGAGTGGAAGCTATACACACTGGTGCCACAGATGCAGGCAGCCAATTCGGCCTCGAGGGTCTAATTGTCTTTGCCCAAATTGTGGCGGAGGTTTCGTTGAAGAGCTCGATGACGTGGTAGGTGCTAGATCTAATAATATTGAGGATGATCCTCATTTTGGGTTAATGGATCCTTTCCCGGACCCAAGATTTGGTATAATGGATGCCCTTGCTGCGTTCATGAGGCAGAGAATGGCAGGAAGAAACCCTAATTTTGACATTAGGACAAGATCCGGCATTGTTCCCGGAAACGGGAGGGGATTCGGTTCTGGTCCATGGTTGATATTTCATGGCCAAACTCCTGTTAGTATGACAGAAAATGATGCATTTGAGTACTTCTTCAATGGAACCCCGGGAGGAATGGGGCAGCACCGACGACCTAATTTCGATGATTTGATGGGGCCCGGGCTGCAACAGTTGATTGAGCAGCTCAGTATGAATGATAGGCAGGGCCCAGCTCCGGCACCTCGTTCTGCAATAGATGCTTTGCCTACTGTCAAGATCACACAAAGGCACCTCAACACTGATTCTCAGTGCCCGGTTTGTCAAGATAACTTTGAATTGGGTTCTGATGTGAAGCAGATGCCATGTAAGCATATTTACCATTCAGATTGTATCATACCTTGGTTGGTTCGGCACAACTCGTGCCCTGTTTGCCGTCTTGAGCTGCCTTCCCGAGCTTCTGGGAGTGCCAGAACTGGAAACGTTAGCAGTGGAAGCAACAGTAGTAGCAGGGAAAACAGCGGTCAGAACCAGGGAAGGAGGaatcctttttcatttttgtggCCTTTTCGCTCATCCAACCAAAACACTGGCAATTACGCTGAGAGGGGAGGAGGAAGTAGCTCAACAGCACCCTATGAAGAGAACAACGAAACAAATTACCCTGCGTGGCgcttttaa